gtcaacattggcaagccacctcactttgatggaataagatacaccgattggtcttacaagatgaagtttgcaaaaagagcccaaaatgagtgatgtcaaaatcaagagagttagaagtgataatgggacggagttcaagatacaccaacattgaagagtttcttgatgaagaaggaatcaagcatgagtttttggttccatacactacacaacaaaatggtgttgtggagaggaagaatcgaacactcatagaagccgcaagagcaatattggatgagtacaagactccatccaactattgggcggaagtGGTCAACATGGCATGTCATgtcatcaaccgcttatatcttcacaagaaaagagaaaagaccacctacgaacttctaaccggtaaaaagcctaaggtgcactactttagagtttttggatccaagtgttttatacttaacaagaaatccaaaagctctaagtttgcaccaaaggttgatgaaggctttatgcttggttatggtactaacgaacatagatatcatgttttcaataaaaccactggtttgattgaaatcacggtaggcgtgacttttgatgaaaccgacggctctaaaaaggagcaagtcaatgttgagactgtaggtaatgaagaagctccacacaaAGCAATCAAAAAGCTCaccattggtgaagtaaagcccatcaaagacgaagatgaagaccacattgtgcatgttgatcttgatccaaccattcattatgtttcatccaatgaacatggtgaagcttctgcaacaagaaataatcaagataggagatcaaatgaagcacaaggtcattatcatgaagatggtgtcaacaatgagcaagctcaacctcaactcaacaatgaagaaagaagcaaagtcaaccctccacaagctcatggttGTGATCCACCaaatgatcatgatgatgatgatggccccatccaaagatcaactcaagtgccacattcTAGAGTGAAGCAATCCATTCAAtaggatcatcccattgataacatattggggagcattcgatgaggggtaactacacgttcccattcagcaagtttttatgaacattactcgtttgtttctcctttggaacctcataaggtggaagaggcacttgatgatccagattggatgatagccatgcaagaagagttgaacaacttcacttggaatgaagtctggtccttggtggaaaggcccaagcaaaatatgattggaaccaagtgggtcttccgcaacaagcaagataagcatggcgtggtaacaaggaacaaggcaaggttggaggctcaaggattcactcaaattaaaggcttggattttgggcaGACCTATGCAccagtggctaggctagaatcaatttgtattctacttgcctatgccactcatcgtgatttcaagctatatcaaatggatgtgaagagtgcatttctcaacggcaCCCTATCTGAGTTGGTgcatgtagagcaaccaccgggctttgaagatcccaagtatccaaaccatgtctacaagctcgataaggcgctctatgggctcaaacaagcccctagagcatggtatgattgcttgaaggatttcctactcaaacaaggttttgagataggaaaggttgatgctactttgtttactcgcaaagtcaataatgatatctttatttgccaaatatatgtcgatgacataatatttggtagtactaatgtagctttttgtgagaaatttagtaggattatgacaaataggttcgagatgtccatgatgggagagttcaagttcttccttggatttcaaatcaagcaactcaaggatgacaTGTTCATAAGTccaaccaagtacaccaacgacatgttgaagaagtttaacatggacaaggccaagcccatcaagacacccatgccaaccaatggacatcttgatcttgatcaaggtggaaaggacgtcgatcaaaaggtatatcgctccttGATTGGATCccttctttacctttgtgcatctaggcccgatattatgcttagcgtgtgcatgtgtgcaagatttcaagctaatccaaaagaatgtcatttgatggctgttaagagaattttttggtatttagtgcacactcctaatcttggcttgtggtatcctaagggctccacttttgagttacttgactatttcgattcggattatgccggttgcgaAGTAAACCAAAAGAGTACTACCAGGACGTGCCAATTTATTGGccgatccttggtgtcttagagCTATAAGAAGCAAAACTCCGTTgatttgtccaccaccgaagccgagtatgtggtggctggtgcatgttgtgcccaactactttggataaaGCAAACCCtcaaggactttggatgtgagttaaccaagattccacttttgtgtgacaatgagagtgccattaagttggcaaacaaccatgtaaatcactctcgaacaaagcacatagacatccagcatctctttttgagagaccacgaagccaaaggagatatcgccattcaccatgtgagcaccgaaaagcaactagctgatatcttcacaaagccactagatgagtcaagattttgtgctttgaggagtgaactaaatatcattgattctcgtaacgtggcttgatgTTTTACACAcgctttgtttgatctagttaggagacaagaattaagaaaatattgtgtgacactctcaaaatctattttataattttcatgagtgactattgctttgtgttggttgtatgaaatctagtcacttgtgaaaatgttagcgtccatcatatttttgccccacatggtatAGTGAGTTCAAGGTTAGCTGTTTTTCAGTTTCCCTACGTTGGAAGTCACGACgtaggtcagaacttccgacaatCGGAAGTCACAGCTCACGCCAGGACtcctgaccgtcggaagtcctggCCCAACACCAGGAGCCCCGACACAGATCTGGGTCGTTCATTTTAACCATGCCACGTTGTTTGATCTAGGGTTAAAATCTCATTTATAACCGGCCTAGCCCGTATTACTGTAGTTATTCTCTCCCTCCCCGCACTCCTGTCACCCTGCATCTCTCTCCTCATGCCGCCGCTCACGTTGCCCTCGCTCCTCCTCACGCTACCGCATCATGCCCCGCCGGTGGCTCTGGCCTGCTCTAGGCCACTGGGAGCTCTAGCCCCCATCCCTTCCGGTTGTGCCACCAGGGGTCCTGACGGCACTCCTATTCTCTCCACCCCCTTTCCACCGCCCATGTTCAGGTCTTCTTCCTCGGCTCAGTGGTGGAGATTCCATTCATGGAGGTGCTAGTGCTCGTCAATTTGTTTGTGGCCTATGGATTTTGTTTTTCCTCCGTCTTCTTTCCTCCttcaaggtactaccatggtgCCCTAACCCTAATGTCAATGTACCTTATGATTTGCCTCTATTCCTTCTCCCTCTCTACTCCTCCATCCTCCTTGTGTGAATATGTGTCgagatttgaagccccatgaatggcgTAGTCACCATGTGCGTCGGAGATCCCGGCGACCGTCGAAGgtcccgaccgtcgaaactcctgacTATTGGAACTTCTGACTCCGGTCAGGACTCCTGACCCAATGGTCACCACTCCATTCATGGTTCTTCACTTCTCGATATTCGTTCTCTTCTCGTTGTCTTGTTTCTTAGTTCCCCTTCGTGTTTTTCGTAGCCATGGACGGTGGCAGTCCCTCGCATCGTAAGGAGAAGAGGTCCAAGAAGAATCAAGACCATGCTGCTGTCCCCAGGCCATTTGGCCACACCAAAGCAGCATGTCCCGGTGCTAGTGCTGGTGGTTCCCGTGCTGCCTATTGCCGTGACGATCAAGGCTCATCtgctgccgctcctcctcctgctctacCTCTATTGGGGATGATCCTATTATTGATGCAGAAGAAGCTCTTGAGCGTGCTGGCCGCACCATTGCTGCTCCACCTGTTCACACCCCAACTCATGGCCTGGGTTTCGTTAGTGAGCTCGTTCTTTTCTCGGGGGTTTTGCTAATCATGTGGGAGCCTTCCATGGCTCCTAATCCTGCTGGTGGCTAGACACCTCCTCTACCAGTTGACTACCGTCACTGAGTTTGGGACATCAGGTCCATGAGAGGCAGAAATCTTTATGTTGAGGAAGAGAAGGATCTTTGGCTTGAGTATCGCTTCTAGCACCCGTTTTACTTTGACTTCTATAATTCCATCATCTTTTGGAAGTTTCCAAAGAAGAGGGAGCCACCGGTTATTCAGATGAAATGCATTGATGCCTATTCTCTTCGTTTGTTCaaggagcctgagctagtgcAGATGGTTCGTGATATGCGCTCAATGGGGTTGTCCTACTTGATGGAAtttaggaagcattggaacaatgagATTATATGTCAGTTTTATGTTTCCTATCACCATGAGAAAGATCCTACCGATGCCATTGATATCATCCATTGGACCACTGAAGGAAAGCACTATAAGGTGGATTTCATTActttctctcgccttcttggtTTTAGTCACGCCGACCGCACTGCACCTGAACTCACTGAGTATAAGGATGTGGCTTTGGAGGAGTACCAGCATATGTACCTTGATGGACATCCAGCTGATGGACAGACTATGTATCTGAAGCCCTACTACTATGTTCTCAATAACATTCTGTGATAGATCTTGTATCCAAAGTGAGGTGACTCCACTTTCCTTCGTGATGATTCTCTAAAGGTGCTTTAGCGCTTTGGTGATGATATTCAGTTGTTCTCCATCAGccgatacatttggaacaagatacatgatgccACTGAGGATCCTGTGAGGCACCTTCCCTATGCCCCCTACATCATGCATGTGATTGAGCAAGTGTTTGGCATTCGGTTCCCCATAGACATTCAGCACAACCTCCTTAAGATCTCCAACAAGACATCTATCATAGTTGCAAAAGAACTAAGGAAGAAGGCTAAtgtagccaaagccaaagccaaaggtgCTTCAGGTTCTCGCTCTTGTCGTGGTGCTTCACCACCTATTGCTACTCACTCTTCCAGTGCTGAGccactctcttcttcctcctctagtaagaagcccaacaagttctAGTTCCtcatgacctacatgtttggacaatgttgtgctagtgctcaacgtgagCATGATATGCAAGAGAGGCTCTATCATTTGGAACAATAGGCTGGTATTGTGTCTTCTCCTCCGCCACCATTTGTGCCTCCCCATGATCCTTTGGCActctatgatgaggcttgtgcggcatATGAGGATGATGCTGCTTCTTGCCCTCATGGCAAGAGCAAGGCtactgaagaagatgaggactacatggaggaagatgatgatgccgacaacgacgatggtggtgataatggtgaccaagatgatgatgaggactacaAGGACGAGTAGTCGTTTCTTCATGTGGCCTACCACcttttttggcacttgttgataaaggaggagtgttaggctttgatctatcttgtaataagttagttagtCACTTAGTTTTGagactttaaaacctttagcttgtatgaactatgtcgtgtggtggctaGTATGTGAtgaaaaactatatatatatatatatatgtgtgtgtgtgtgtgtgtgtgtgtgtgtgtgtgtgtgtgtgtgtgtgtgtgtgtgtgtgtgtgtgtgtgtgtgtgtgtgtaggaCAAGTAATGGTTATCTATCTACCTTATTAGCTTGtgcttgtctctacttgtgatggtggatgtattttggatggccatgtgttgcttcaagtttctactttaaaatcttggccatcatatttttttacttgttgtgtgaataTAACATGTCGTATTGCATCTCTTCTCATGGATATATATTTGTtaacacacacttgttgcacccccacggattgcaaaatttagagggagcttttgtcttgatgtatgcaaatcatgtatagatgattctaattgaaattcaaattcatgcatacatcaagggggagctcatcATAAATTTTGGATTTCAAaaactttaaattctttcattcttataaaagcctaagttggttgtcatcaattaccaaaaagagggagattgaaagtgcatttgccccctatgtgagttttggtgtattgatgacatccaaatttgggactaatgtgatcttaataagatatgtcgtagctattagtcccatgaaagattcaaagagttgataaaaatgaaatggtatcccacaattcttgaagttgtaaaggtggacgaactcaaagcactctccaaaggttttatttttgttttcgagtttaggatccaccgcactataaagagggatgcaaacttagttggtctgagaaagatagagtgctcaagcataaaaataaaatcaaaagagagacactttAGCACTCCACGAGCATGTAGAATATTTTTTTGTGACTGttggtgtcagaagtcccgacgtaatcTAGACCTCCTGaccgtcggaagtcatgactcatgCCGGAAGTCCTAACgtccagtcacttagcctgcgcggtGACCGTGGCCGTctaaagtcccgacgtgagttggaactcccgacagtcggaagtcccgacccaagtcaAGAGTCCCAACACCTAGGGTTTTGCTGGTCGGCTATCTACGCCCGTCAAAAGTCTCAACatacgtcgaaactcccgatagTCAGAAGTCCTGACCCATGTCAGGAGTCCCGACACTTGGGGTTTTGCTGGTCGGCTGTTTGCacacgtcagaagtcccgacgtacgtcgaaaGTCCCTACATTTATCAGGAGTTCCAACATTGACTTGGTTATGCTGACTTTTGACCctatgtgaacagtgttttctgttaagGTCGAAAGTCCCAAGATCTACGTTGGAACTTCCAACGTAGATATGAACAATTAGATTTCTACTGTGAGTATAAATAGCCATCttctcacttctaaccgttacggactcattcacAGCTCACCAACCTTTGTCcacaacagctcccaagcaacaaaggcacccctctcctctctcctttgctccaatcttcgattcccctagggttttaagtgaaaggagagtggattaagtgagagaatcactttggcaagcttgagcacttgatttcttcgtcaagctggTTGGATttacgtctattactcttggggcatTGCCCCTAGCTGGCTAGACGTTGCCTAAGAGCTTCTATCTTGTGGAAGAGtcttggaaagtttgtattatccttgatttcttagtgaaaagctcaagtgaccttttgTGATTGCTTTGAGAGAcgcaaggaggtgaaagagactctgacctttatggtcacctcaacaacgaggacgtaggagctcctttatggggttgccgaacctcgggataaatccttgtgtcccgtgtgcttgttgttgtgtttgctctagattacttgtatttgtttgtctctcttTCTCTCCCGAACTTCAATTTAGGGTTTGAActcgatctatggtttggaggcatTTAGGTGTCAAGAGAGTGAGCCAACATCTTcatcaaaccactaggaagtggggttgtaagattatttatccacaaagttaaatttggcactgtttttgtagttcacgtaggcgccGGGACTTATGACGTttgtgtcggaacttctgacgacgtcgggagttccgacccaaactgttgggacttccgacattgactgacaaatttgaacttagtatttgcagttaatttttagatacgtctattcaccccctccctctaagcattgttagatcctttcaggagaaaaaagtccacattacctcCCTCAATTTTTGTGAAAGCTTGTTTTTTCTCCCTGAACTCTAAAATCGGGTAAACCACctccctaaacttttaaaaccgttcattttacctccctgactggttataagcggttttcaaaggcggttttgtctttttatttttttatttattttgactgaatctttgaaaaaatcatagtaaatcatagaaaaatcataaaaatagaaaatttaatttttttggactcaacatgagtagatctacacagtgaacatataatacggtaggctttagtacaaattttttgctgtagctttagatctatgattttctataattaattcatagctgcagttttcatagtccaattgtggtgaaatttttatggtgagctaattgttatatgcttgaactgtagtaaaaacttcatactcattggatcatgtataacttagttatagatttataaatactatttaacaagcatacacctaaataaatctataactagcTCAAGcattatacatgatccaatgagtataaaatttttactacagttcaaacatacaataattagctcacctgcagctatgaattaattacagaaaagcataagatctaaagctacagtaaaaaattgtactaaagtgTACCATGTTATATGTtgactgtgtagatctactcatgtggagtctaacaaaattagactttttattttatgattttactatgatttttcaaaaattcagccaaaataaaaaaaaagtcaaaaccgCATTTGAAAACCGCCTATAACCGGTCAAAGAGGTAAAACGAAgggttttaaaagttcagggaggtGGTTTACCTGGTTTTAGAGTTGAGGAAAGAAAAATAGATTTTCACAAAAGTTGAGGGAGATAATATAAACTTTTTCCATGGTGGGACAATGATCAATCTACCAGGCATGGCCCTTCAGTCTGTCCGGGCTAGCACGGTCCCGACGGCCATAACCCGTGCCGTTCCTAGGCCAGGCCGAAACCCGTGCCTTGGGCCCGGCCGTGGACCATTTGGCCAGCTATAATATCAAGTTCTCAACTAGAATATGGAGGTAACTAAAGGTCACAAAATGTAAATAACCAAACACGATTTATTAATCACGGTTTGCCTGCGCATAACAACTAAACACCAAGACACTACATACACTTACGGTGGTTTAGGTATTAGTCATCATTTTCTTTTTGAAACAAAGGTATTAGCCATCATCACAAAATAGTTACTTTTTGTCAGTCAAGAAAATTGCTTTTTCCTTGTTGTAAATGTAAGCTCTATTCTTCATTGAGGCAGTTTTTTTTATTGCAATCAACGCTTTGACATCATTTGTGCTTTGTACAGTTCGAGATCCTAGCTTGTAGTTCCATTTTATGTTTATCTTTGCCTGTGCCCACTATTCTGTATGTGCATCGGTTTATGTTTTCATCACAAAATAGTTACTTTTTGTACTAGTGCGCTGAGTTGTATAGTGTTGTGCTGTATGCTTCTTCATCCTATTGTCTCGCGCTTACACACGTCGTGACTTTCTTCTTGGCCAACCCACGCGTGTCTACGTTTTACAGCCGTATATCTCTAGCACAAGCACCCAAGTATAGTTATATTTCCTTTTACAAGGCAACACTCAATTTCTTCCTTTTTATAAGGTGACAATCAGCCTACAACTACAAGATAACAGTACCAGCCTGTTCGCTCGGTCGTATTCgtcttataagccatgacttatcagtcaacgaataatatttttctcacaccaaatcagccaacagtactttcaaccgtggcttataagccaaacaagtccaaacgaacaggacggtaAACTTTGTTCCAAAAGTTGATTCGTGTCGAAATAAATTTCTAGAGTACCTAAATTTTGGGAGTAAAACGTAGTAGGTCAAGTAAACAGCAGATCCCTGCAACATGTATAATTTGCAATTGGGCCAACTACGTTTGGATTTAAGAAGCCGTAGATCACACTTGCCATACAAAGTTGCATCGTACAATAATGACAGGATAGTTCTTACAATTTCGTCATCTCATGTAACCATACAACATCACCTGGAAATGTTCGAGGCATCTCTGCCGCCCTCACTACGTCGATGACCGAGCAGTGATGGAAGAGTGATACGTTGTGCTCCTTTGCTTACGATAAGAAGAATATACATCATCATACTGTCCCACCTCATTCGGATCGGCAGAAGCTCCGAGACCCAACCGACCGCTGGACCCTGGTTTACTGTCAACACTACCATCAGCACGCATCCCTGTCTCAGGGTTTGTTACAAGCAGATTCGGTGGGGGAGGGATGCAAGCGCCTCCCTTTCGGGCAGGGAGTTCCCTCTCGTAGTCATCATAGTCATCGGGCTCGCTTTGTCTCATTGGACCTTCTGATGGGTTTACCTCCCCAATATCACTGAAGAACTTCGACACACGCTCAAGGATCTCAGACTCTGGGACGGTTGATGGAGGGATGGTAGTGGGGATGTCAAGCGGGCTTAAGGGAGAGTATGGCACTCCACTACCTATTTGCATCTTCCGAACCATTCCAGGAATGAGGCCAGGGGGGAAGAGTGGATAAGGAGGTGGATTCGAATCATTTGTAGCAGCAGTGCTTTGAGGAGCCAGAGAGGGAATTAACGATGGTTGCACTGGCAAAGATCCTGCAAAAGTAGTTTGGCCTACAGGAGGATAAACACCAGCTGGAAGTTGGTTTGCTGGAAATTGTGCAGAGGGAACAGATTGGGTTGCACCAGCAACAGGATGGATTGCTTTATCCTTCTCTGGAGGTTCCGAGGACCATTTTGAGCGCAATGGCGCTGATCCTGCAAAAACATCTAGCAGCTTTTAGGTTTTTTActaccaaaaagcaaaatgtaCATGCATTACATTTTAAAAAGCTATTCCAAAAAGACATTGTAAGACCGGAGAATCAAACGAGAGAATGATTTAACTGAGAAACACAAGTAAATCAGCCAGAGGATAAAGTTCTCTAATTGGATGATGGGTCAGATAGGTTTCCAGGAATGAATTCTAGAAAGTTATGAATCATTCTAAATAGTGGCTACAACATATAGCAGCCAGTGCAGTCCGGGGCTACTAGGATCACAGCTATGTGAGTTGACGAATCAAATGAAGAAAGATGGTAATCAGATGGAAACTCACAGGTTAAGTACTCAAAGAATACAAAATAGCATCCTTATTTCAGAGCTAGCATCGTCATCAGATAACAAAAAAAAGGTTGAAGTACCTAGACTGAATGGGAAATAGAGGTAGTAAAGGAAGCAGAGAAAAAAGATACCTGAAAAGGTCGATGGATCTGGTGAAACATGTCGTGGCACCAAAGGATAAGGCAAGCCACCTTTCATCTCTCTTTCAAAATTAGCGATTGTTTCCTGGTCGTAAACTTCCTTTGAACCCCAAAACTGCAGGATTTTCTCAACGCGAGTCTGGTTGTCATCTTTACTCTGTGAATTATTGTAAACCCTTGCAAGCATGGAACCCAGTACAGACTTAAAAGCAATAGCCTCATTGTCAAGGTCCCGAATATTAGTTCGTCTTTGTAAGCTGTAGCATGTCAAATACATTCAGAAATCAGCAATGCATTAAATTAAATACGCATAGTTACAAGTCATGTGCATTTCGAAATTCTCAGAAGCTAGATTTGATCGGTCAAGGGTCAAGCATTAGCAGCTCCTTGAGGACAGGTGTTAAATATCCTAACCAAACAGAATCCTTAGTGATCTAAACCATTCCAATCTTCTTAGTTGGGTATTATTCAATATCATGAAAGATCAGCACATTTAAAACATATATAGCAAAACTTCGTTTCAACTTgataatatatgcatgcatttcTATTTTCCTACATGGGCCCCTCCTATTGCAGTGTCTAAATTTATACCAAATTTTAGCACTTATGCTACATGGAGACTAAGATCTGGTTACAGACAGAGTTGTCAATCTCATTCTGGTAAAGGCCAGAACGTCCAGATTACCTCAGACCGCCGTAGAGACTGGTACAACAGAGGTCAAATCCAGTACCGGTCATGGTTCTGGCTGATTTCGGCTGTACCAGGCGAAATCTAGCATTCTGTGGATGCCAGCACTAGTTAATAAAGGAGAGTCCCAGTTGTAGAAGAACAGATTCTTCGAGTTCAACTTGGGCGGGGGTGATAGCGATACTACAGGAGCAACCGCTGTTGCTTCTCCCTCCAGGCGGCTGTGACGCGATAAAAAAAAGTTTGGGATGGAGAAGATGTCTGCTTCCTAGACACGGACAGCCCCTGGGACCTCAACTCCATCTATGGCCTGCAGCTCAGGGCCATCCGGCCATGGCAGCGAGCCAGCAAGGATAAGAGAAAGGATAAGGCAGAGAGAGAATGAGATATACTTCTTTCTGGCTTTCACTGAGTGGAAGAAATAGGTAAGAGGAGACAAATGTACACGTCTGTGTAAGCCTTCTGAATATGCAGGTGGCAGTAGCTACCTTCCAAATAGGTAGTGAATATTTTTATTGGAAGAACGGTAGGGCCAGTAATATAGGTACACGTGTGTGTAAACCTGATTGTAAGCAAGTAAATTCTAATTTATGCAGCACAGAAAATATGCATACATTgttatatacaacaacaacaacaacaacaa
The nucleotide sequence above comes from Miscanthus floridulus cultivar M001 chromosome 18, ASM1932011v1, whole genome shotgun sequence. Encoded proteins:
- the LOC136520822 gene encoding uncharacterized protein; the encoded protein is MDRQPQDYAAAAMAYAQGQQPPPPQYGGYHPQAPPPQYPPHPYGAPLPQYPPGPYARPMLPAYSHLPPHQQPPPPYAAHPPPPHVLSTPSPPPHHPYMHPPPFESAPPPPAAPPADPELQKRIDKLVEYIAKNGPDFEAMIRDKQHDNPDYAFVFGGEGHAYYRYMLWLLPRSPVPAPYPPGSMHMMPPMGPMMRGPPIHQPGYPPFYDQHQQFAAAHGHGDYEAAAQPFKGLSGPLPADVAAELQDVLNNLNGTKESIKGAKSWFMQRLPFAPALAEALKERVFVLEDSERQLHIIFLVNDILFESLQRRTNIRDLDNEAIAFKSVLGSMLARVYNNSQSKDDNQTRVEKILQFWGSKEVYDQETIANFEREMKGGLPYPLVPRHVSPDPSTFSGSAPLRSKWSSEPPEKDKAIHPVAGATQSVPSAQFPANQLPAGVYPPVGQTTFAGSLPVQPSLIPSLAPQSTAATNDSNPPPYPLFPPGLIPGMVRKMQIGSGVPYSPLSPLDIPTTIPPSTVPESEILERVSKFFSDIGEVNPSEGPMRQSEPDDYDDYERELPARKGGACIPPPPNLLVTNPETGMRADGSVDSKPGSSGRLGLGASADPNEVGQYDDVYSSYRKQRSTTYHSSITARSST